A region of Pseudarthrobacter sp. NIBRBAC000502770 DNA encodes the following proteins:
- the arsA gene encoding arsenical pump-driving ATPase, whose translation MKFLQDAPRFLFFTGKGGVGKTSVACAAALTLARTGKQVLLVSTDPASNIGQVFSQEVGNAVTPIRGVPGLRALEIDPEQAAEAYRERIIGPARGVLPDAELAGIAESLSGSCTTEIASFDEFTSLLADDGSYGEYHHIVFDTAPTGHTIRLLQLPGSWTDFLAAGTGDPSCLGPLSGLEKHKQVYAAAVRALTDPARTRLVLVSRAQASSLGEIERTYLELNQIGIGNGYVVINGVLPDAAGDEELAKALRAREAAALRAVPGTVARLPRDILELKPGNMVGIPALESLFTTAPITELPATAAPVPGAGDAPLAALVDEVERDGGGLVMCMGKGGVGKTTVAAAIAAALARRGLAVHLTTTDPAAHLAETLHGSIPGLTVSRIDPETAIREYRAHVMETKGRNLDDEGRAALAEDLISPCTDEVAVFRQFSKVVQESRRHFVVIDTAPTGHTLLLLDATGSYHREIARQVGTTMGFVTPLMRLQDPAQTKVVLVTLAETTPVLEAKELQDDLERAGIHPWAWVINNSIAAAHPKSPFLQARAAGELEEISKVYALADRVALIPLLPEEPVGEEKLAALTAYSSQPA comes from the coding sequence ATGAAGTTCCTCCAGGACGCGCCCCGGTTCCTGTTCTTCACGGGCAAGGGCGGCGTGGGCAAGACGTCCGTGGCCTGCGCTGCCGCACTCACCCTTGCCAGGACAGGGAAGCAAGTCCTCCTGGTCAGCACCGACCCCGCGTCAAATATTGGCCAGGTGTTCAGCCAGGAGGTGGGCAACGCTGTCACCCCGATCCGCGGCGTGCCAGGTCTCCGGGCGTTGGAGATCGACCCGGAGCAAGCTGCCGAGGCCTACCGGGAGCGGATCATTGGCCCGGCCCGCGGGGTCCTTCCGGACGCGGAGCTGGCGGGGATCGCGGAGAGCCTCTCCGGTTCGTGCACCACCGAGATCGCCTCCTTCGACGAGTTCACAAGCCTGCTTGCCGACGACGGCAGCTACGGCGAGTACCACCACATTGTTTTCGATACCGCGCCGACGGGCCACACCATCCGGCTGCTGCAGCTTCCGGGGTCGTGGACCGACTTCCTGGCTGCCGGGACGGGTGATCCCTCCTGCCTGGGCCCCCTCTCGGGCCTCGAGAAGCACAAACAGGTCTACGCCGCAGCAGTCCGGGCCCTCACGGACCCGGCCCGTACGCGGCTGGTGCTGGTCAGCCGCGCGCAGGCGTCGTCGCTGGGCGAGATAGAACGGACCTACCTGGAGCTCAACCAGATAGGCATCGGCAATGGCTACGTGGTGATCAACGGCGTGCTGCCGGACGCCGCTGGGGATGAAGAGCTGGCCAAGGCGCTGCGCGCCCGGGAAGCCGCTGCCCTCCGCGCGGTCCCCGGCACAGTGGCCCGCCTTCCCCGCGACATCCTGGAGCTGAAGCCGGGGAACATGGTGGGGATTCCCGCGCTTGAATCCTTGTTCACCACAGCCCCGATCACCGAACTGCCGGCAACCGCAGCGCCCGTTCCTGGTGCAGGCGATGCCCCGCTTGCCGCGCTGGTGGACGAAGTGGAGCGCGACGGCGGCGGCCTGGTCATGTGCATGGGCAAGGGCGGAGTGGGCAAGACCACGGTTGCCGCGGCCATCGCCGCAGCCCTGGCCAGGCGCGGGCTTGCCGTCCACCTCACCACCACCGATCCGGCTGCACACCTGGCCGAAACGCTCCACGGTTCCATCCCGGGCCTGACCGTCTCGCGCATCGATCCCGAAACCGCAATCCGCGAGTACCGGGCCCACGTCATGGAGACCAAAGGCCGGAACCTGGACGATGAAGGACGCGCCGCCCTGGCAGAGGACCTGATCTCCCCGTGCACGGACGAGGTTGCGGTGTTCCGGCAGTTCTCCAAGGTGGTCCAGGAGTCCCGCCGGCACTTCGTGGTGATCGACACCGCCCCTACCGGCCACACGCTGCTGCTCCTGGACGCCACGGGCTCATACCACCGGGAGATCGCCCGCCAAGTGGGAACAACCATGGGCTTTGTGACACCCCTCATGCGGCTGCAGGACCCGGCACAGACCAAGGTGGTCCTGGTGACGCTGGCCGAAACCACCCCGGTGCTCGAGGCCAAGGAGCTGCAGGACGACCTGGAACGGGCCGGGATCCATCCGTGGGCCTGGGTCATCAACAACTCGATCGCCGCTGCACACCCAAAGTCACCGTTCCTGCAGGCGCGCGCGGCCGGCGAGCTTGAAGAGATTTCAAAGGTGTACGCGCTGGCCGACCGGGTGGCCCTCATCCCCCTGCTGCCCGAGGAGCCCGTTGGCGAAGAAAAACTGGCAGCCCTCACCGCCTACAGCTCCCAACCCGCATAA
- a CDS encoding helix-turn-helix transcriptional regulator: MTSLQLAEPAIAEDCCAPSGRPALEVEEAQRTALVFKALADPNRLRLLSIVKGAGDGEACVCDLTEPLDLSQPTVSHHLKILVDAGLLHREKRGTWAYYSLVPGAIEQAAGLLATL; this comes from the coding sequence ATGACTTCCCTGCAACTGGCTGAGCCCGCCATCGCCGAGGACTGCTGTGCGCCATCAGGCCGGCCAGCCCTCGAGGTGGAGGAGGCCCAGCGCACGGCCCTTGTGTTCAAGGCGCTGGCCGATCCGAACAGGCTTCGGCTGCTCTCGATTGTCAAGGGCGCCGGAGACGGCGAAGCGTGTGTCTGCGACCTGACCGAACCGCTGGACTTGAGCCAGCCCACAGTGTCCCACCATCTGAAGATCCTGGTGGACGCAGGGTTGCTGCACCGCGAAAAGCGCGGCACCTGGGCGTACTACTCGCTGGTTCCCGGTGCGATCGAGCAGGCGGCCGGCCTCCTGGCCACCCTGTAG
- the arsB gene encoding ACR3 family arsenite efflux transporter, with the protein MQTDPTFRLDGAAPIAGKLSTLDRFLPVWIIAAMALGLLLGTFVPGLNTVLEAVTIGQVSLPIAVGLLVMMYPVLAKVRYDQAHRVIGDRKLMITSLVLNWVLAPAFMFALAWIFIPDLPEYRTGLIIVGLARCIAMVMIWNDLACGDREAAAVLVAINSVFQVIAFGALGWFYLQLLPSWLGLPTTSVDFSFWSITASVLVFLGIPLMAGFLTRTLGERARGRDWYERKFLPQLGPWALYGLLFTITLLFALQGGTITSRPLDVARIALPLLVYFVAVFGAGMAVGKWLGLGYARTATMAFTAAGNNFELAIAVAIGTFGVTSGQALAGVVGPLIEVPALVALVYAALWARTRYFTTSQPSA; encoded by the coding sequence ATCCAGACTGACCCGACATTCCGCCTTGACGGGGCGGCTCCCATCGCGGGCAAGCTCTCCACCCTGGACCGGTTCCTGCCTGTGTGGATCATTGCGGCCATGGCACTGGGGCTGCTGCTGGGAACCTTCGTCCCGGGCCTGAACACGGTTCTCGAGGCCGTCACGATCGGCCAGGTTTCCCTGCCGATCGCCGTCGGGCTGCTGGTGATGATGTACCCCGTGCTTGCGAAGGTCCGCTACGACCAGGCACACCGGGTAATCGGTGACCGCAAACTCATGATCACTTCGTTGGTGCTGAACTGGGTACTGGCCCCGGCGTTCATGTTCGCCCTGGCCTGGATCTTCATCCCTGACCTGCCCGAGTACCGCACCGGCCTGATCATCGTGGGCCTGGCCCGGTGCATCGCCATGGTGATGATCTGGAACGACCTCGCCTGCGGCGACCGGGAGGCCGCGGCCGTGCTGGTGGCCATCAACTCGGTCTTCCAGGTCATCGCGTTTGGCGCCCTGGGCTGGTTCTACCTCCAGCTCCTGCCGTCCTGGCTGGGACTGCCCACCACCAGCGTGGACTTCTCCTTCTGGTCCATCACCGCCTCCGTACTGGTGTTCCTGGGGATCCCCCTGATGGCCGGCTTCCTCACCCGGACCCTCGGGGAAAGAGCCAGGGGCCGGGACTGGTACGAACGAAAATTCCTTCCGCAGCTCGGACCGTGGGCGCTGTACGGCCTGCTCTTCACCATCACCCTGCTCTTCGCCCTGCAGGGCGGCACCATCACGTCCCGGCCGCTGGACGTGGCCCGGATCGCGCTGCCGCTGCTGGTCTACTTCGTGGCCGTTTTCGGCGCCGGCATGGCCGTTGGAAAGTGGCTGGGCCTCGGCTACGCCAGGACCGCCACCATGGCCTTCACCGCAGCAGGGAACAACTTCGAACTCGCCATCGCTGTGGCGATTGGCACCTTCGGCGTCACCTCCGGGCAGGCCCTGGCCGGCGTCGTCGGGCCCCTGATCGAAGTCCCCGCCCTCGTTGCCCTGGTGTACGCGGCCCTCTGGGCCCGCACCCGCTATTTCACCACCAGCCAGCCTTCCGCCTAA
- a CDS encoding arsenate reductase ArsC, with product MSTEPAKKPSVLFVCVHNAGRSQMAAAFLTTLSKGAIEVRSAGSQPADKVNPAAVEAMAELGIDMSAEIPKVLTTEAVKESDVVITMGCGDTCPIFPGKRYEDWELEDPAGQGVDAVRPIRDEIKGRIEGLIASLTPAQ from the coding sequence GTGAGCACCGAACCCGCCAAAAAGCCCTCCGTCCTGTTCGTCTGCGTCCACAATGCCGGGCGGTCCCAGATGGCCGCCGCCTTCCTGACCACCCTCTCCAAGGGCGCCATCGAGGTCCGCTCCGCCGGTTCCCAGCCCGCCGACAAGGTCAACCCCGCCGCCGTCGAGGCCATGGCCGAACTCGGCATCGACATGTCCGCCGAGATCCCCAAGGTCCTCACCACCGAGGCAGTCAAGGAATCCGACGTCGTCATCACCATGGGCTGCGGCGACACCTGCCCGATTTTCCCGGGGAAGCGCTACGAGGACTGGGAACTCGAAGACCCCGCCGGCCAGGGCGTCGACGCCGTCCGCCCCATCCGCGATGAGATCAAGGGCCGCATCGAGGGCCTCATCGCCTCCCTCACCCCCGCCCAGTAA
- a CDS encoding FAD-dependent oxidoreductase, with the protein MAGTNTLPVVVIGAGPIGLAAAAHLLERGLEPLILEAGPAPAAAIGQWRHIRLFSPWQYNTDAAAVRLLTETGWTAPEPAALPTGGDLIDRYLNPLAALPAIASRLHTGARVIAVTRQGMDKTHSRNRNSTPFVVRVEHADGDVRDYQAAAVIDASGTWSTPNPLGTSGLPAVGEAAAAAHISSPLPDVLGRGRAGFAGRTAVVIGSGHSAANTLINLADLATQEPGTRIIWAIRGTSAAKVDGGGDADGLAARGRLGSRLRTLVESGGVELHTGFGIASIEAADAGPVTLTATDGRTLQADVVVPATGFRPDLKILQELRLELDPGVEAPRRLGPLIDPEFHSCGTVEPHGAAMLSHPEQDFYVVGMKSYGRAPTFLLATGYEQVRSVAAALAGDREAADTVQLELPETGVCSSDTGTSCDVPAAASAGFVAETSGGCCGTPEPLLIGFPTGLAHGRPGDD; encoded by the coding sequence ATGGCTGGTACCAACACCCTCCCCGTTGTGGTCATCGGCGCGGGCCCCATCGGCCTCGCCGCGGCGGCGCACCTGTTGGAACGCGGCCTGGAACCCCTCATCCTCGAAGCCGGCCCGGCCCCGGCCGCAGCGATCGGGCAGTGGCGGCACATCCGGCTCTTCTCCCCGTGGCAGTACAACACCGACGCCGCAGCCGTGCGCCTGCTGACCGAAACAGGCTGGACTGCACCCGAGCCCGCGGCATTGCCCACCGGCGGGGACCTCATCGACCGGTACCTCAACCCGCTCGCCGCGCTGCCGGCCATCGCGTCCCGCCTCCATACCGGCGCCCGCGTCATCGCGGTGACCCGCCAGGGCATGGACAAAACACACAGCCGCAACAGGAACAGCACCCCCTTCGTGGTCCGGGTGGAACACGCCGACGGCGACGTCCGCGACTACCAGGCCGCCGCGGTCATCGACGCCTCCGGTACGTGGTCCACCCCCAACCCGCTCGGAACCTCGGGACTGCCCGCCGTCGGTGAAGCCGCCGCCGCTGCCCACATCTCTTCCCCCCTGCCGGACGTGCTGGGCCGAGGGCGCGCAGGCTTTGCCGGACGCACCGCCGTCGTGATCGGTTCCGGCCACTCTGCCGCCAACACCCTGATCAACCTCGCAGACCTTGCCACCCAGGAACCCGGCACCAGGATCATCTGGGCCATCCGCGGCACGTCGGCAGCCAAGGTCGACGGCGGCGGCGACGCCGACGGGCTCGCCGCCCGCGGCCGGCTGGGCAGCCGGCTGCGTACCCTCGTCGAATCCGGCGGGGTGGAACTGCACACCGGCTTCGGTATCGCCTCCATCGAGGCAGCCGACGCCGGCCCGGTCACCTTGACCGCCACGGACGGCCGGACCCTCCAGGCCGATGTGGTGGTTCCGGCCACGGGGTTCCGTCCCGACCTGAAGATCCTCCAGGAGCTGCGGCTGGAACTGGACCCGGGCGTGGAGGCCCCGCGCAGACTCGGACCCCTGATCGACCCGGAATTCCACTCCTGCGGCACGGTGGAACCGCACGGTGCAGCAATGTTGTCCCACCCTGAACAGGACTTCTACGTCGTTGGGATGAAGTCCTACGGGCGCGCGCCCACCTTCCTGCTGGCCACCGGCTACGAACAGGTCCGGTCCGTCGCGGCTGCCCTGGCTGGGGACCGGGAAGCAGCCGACACCGTGCAACTCGAGCTGCCGGAGACCGGGGTCTGTTCCTCGGACACCGGCACCAGCTGCGACGTCCCCGCTGCCGCTTCTGCCGGATTCGTGGCAGAAACTTCCGGAGGATGCTGCGGCACCCCCGAGCCGCTGCTCATCGGATTCCCCACTGGCCTGGCCCACGGCCGCCCCGGGGACGACTGA
- a CDS encoding response regulator transcription factor: MTGEELVGQGLRRLLSVNGFNVAGESGSVRQAARRIPAIRPDLAIIDDDLPDGSGAGLCRTIAAADPTIRCVLMTGETDEAVLIGAILAGAWGCLSQQDDNEEQLRLIRRAMHGYTAFSRRFQTGILAPIQADGMNGPDGRLGMLSKQEMKVAVGVARGLANAQIGQELSLAEKTVKNMVSSVLMKFDMSRRTEVAVFVSGELEETGDLAREYRRSRDPDLIAEVTAALVICTSEAGRIPPSNKVLLLDAMRLADALAVAHPRPRPAKHRQERPMKLKGPDDRIPGPSNTRATDRAPGPTRH, from the coding sequence GTGACTGGGGAAGAGCTGGTTGGGCAGGGTCTGCGGAGGCTGTTGTCGGTTAATGGGTTCAACGTTGCCGGGGAATCGGGGTCTGTCCGCCAGGCGGCGCGGCGGATCCCTGCGATACGTCCGGATCTGGCCATCATCGACGATGACCTTCCAGATGGCTCCGGTGCGGGGCTCTGCCGGACAATCGCAGCCGCTGACCCCACCATCCGGTGCGTGCTGATGACGGGTGAAACTGACGAAGCGGTTCTTATTGGCGCGATTCTGGCCGGTGCCTGGGGGTGTTTGTCCCAGCAGGACGACAATGAGGAGCAGCTGAGGCTGATCCGGCGGGCCATGCACGGGTACACAGCCTTCAGCCGCCGTTTCCAGACCGGCATCCTGGCTCCGATCCAGGCCGACGGGATGAATGGGCCCGACGGCCGGCTGGGGATGCTTTCCAAACAGGAAATGAAGGTGGCTGTGGGGGTTGCCCGCGGGCTGGCCAACGCACAGATCGGCCAGGAATTGTCTCTGGCCGAAAAGACCGTGAAAAACATGGTCTCATCGGTGCTGATGAAATTCGACATGTCGCGCAGGACCGAGGTGGCGGTATTCGTCTCCGGGGAACTTGAGGAGACAGGAGACCTCGCCCGGGAGTACCGGCGCAGTCGTGACCCGGACCTGATCGCGGAAGTCACCGCGGCGCTGGTTATCTGCACCAGCGAGGCGGGCAGGATACCGCCGTCCAACAAGGTGCTGCTCCTGGACGCCATGCGGCTTGCTGATGCTTTGGCGGTTGCCCATCCCCGTCCCCGCCCGGCAAAACACCGGCAGGAACGACCAATGAAACTCAAAGGCCCCGATGACCGCATTCCGGGACCTTCAAATACCCGCGCCACAGACAGGGCGCCCGGGCCCACCCGGCACTAA
- the map gene encoding type I methionyl aminopeptidase translates to MIEILNPAEVARARVTGALVADILQAMKSRATVGTNLLDIDQWTKEMITEAGAESCYVDYAPSFGRGPFGHYICTGVNDAVLHGLPHNYDLADGDLLTLDLAVVKDGIAADAAISFIVGESRPAESVAMIEATERALAAGIAAAGPAAKIGDVAYAIGRVLTDAGYPINTQFGGHGIGSTMHQDPHVPNMGRPGRGFKLRPGLLLALEPWIMADTAELVTDDDGWTLRSATGCRTAHTEHTIAITEDGAEILTLPSR, encoded by the coding sequence ATGATCGAGATCCTGAACCCTGCCGAAGTGGCCCGCGCACGCGTCACCGGCGCCCTGGTGGCGGACATCCTGCAGGCCATGAAGAGCCGCGCCACCGTGGGCACCAACCTCCTGGACATCGACCAGTGGACCAAGGAGATGATCACCGAGGCCGGGGCCGAATCCTGCTACGTGGACTACGCGCCGTCGTTCGGCCGCGGCCCGTTCGGCCACTACATCTGCACCGGCGTCAACGATGCCGTGCTGCACGGACTCCCCCACAACTATGACCTGGCCGACGGGGACCTGCTCACCCTGGACCTCGCCGTCGTCAAGGACGGGATTGCCGCCGACGCTGCCATCAGCTTCATCGTCGGTGAATCACGCCCGGCGGAGAGCGTTGCCATGATCGAAGCCACGGAACGGGCCCTGGCCGCGGGGATAGCCGCCGCCGGGCCGGCCGCCAAGATCGGCGACGTCGCCTATGCCATCGGCCGGGTCCTTACCGACGCCGGCTACCCCATCAACACCCAGTTCGGCGGCCACGGCATCGGCTCCACCATGCACCAGGACCCGCACGTCCCCAACATGGGCCGGCCCGGCCGCGGCTTCAAACTGAGGCCCGGGCTGCTGCTGGCGCTGGAGCCGTGGATCATGGCGGACACGGCGGAGCTGGTGACGGACGACGACGGCTGGACCCTGAGGAGCGCCACCGGCTGCCGGACGGCCCACACCGAGCACACCATCGCCATCACCGAGGACGGCGCCGAGATCCTGACGCTCCCCTCGCGGTAA
- a CDS encoding SGNH/GDSL hydrolase family protein gives MQFPVVWRRSAATFAAATALILSGASAPAFAAQQPVKYVNLGDSYSAGWGSLAPTAAVNPAFGSPACLHGGPDDVALFDQLQSVALTGDYACAGATIGTTTSGIPTIAQQAAKASRDGALNSTTGLVTLTAGGNDVNFGQIIGACAADPSPTAVGCREAVAYGVQLANGVDVVGTVAKIRGYAANAKIAWLGYPQLFATAGESTTVIAGGGVMSAAAAAVFDKGTDQLNAVLAGKARSAGAQFVDVTPKFNGHEIGSSDSWFNLGQYTQFNFHPTADGYTQGYYPAMVSAIKPAQLVKG, from the coding sequence ATGCAGTTCCCCGTAGTTTGGCGTCGCAGTGCGGCCACGTTCGCTGCCGCAACAGCCCTCATCCTCTCCGGCGCATCAGCTCCTGCCTTCGCCGCGCAGCAGCCCGTCAAATATGTCAACCTTGGGGACTCCTACTCGGCCGGTTGGGGCTCGTTGGCGCCAACCGCCGCCGTCAATCCGGCGTTCGGCAGCCCGGCCTGCCTGCACGGCGGCCCTGACGACGTGGCGTTGTTCGACCAGCTGCAATCGGTGGCCCTCACCGGCGACTATGCGTGTGCAGGCGCGACAATCGGAACAACAACTTCAGGTATCCCCACTATTGCCCAGCAGGCCGCCAAGGCGTCCCGTGATGGTGCGCTCAACAGCACCACAGGACTGGTGACCCTCACCGCCGGCGGCAACGACGTCAACTTCGGCCAGATCATCGGAGCGTGTGCTGCAGACCCGTCACCGACGGCCGTCGGTTGCCGGGAGGCCGTAGCCTATGGAGTCCAGCTTGCAAACGGCGTCGACGTGGTGGGAACGGTCGCAAAAATTCGCGGGTACGCGGCAAATGCTAAAATCGCCTGGCTCGGGTACCCCCAGCTCTTTGCGACGGCCGGGGAATCCACCACAGTCATAGCAGGCGGCGGTGTCATGTCCGCAGCGGCCGCAGCGGTGTTCGACAAGGGCACGGACCAGCTCAACGCCGTCCTCGCGGGCAAGGCACGGAGCGCCGGCGCGCAGTTCGTGGACGTCACCCCCAAATTCAACGGCCACGAAATCGGTTCCTCCGACTCCTGGTTCAACCTCGGCCAGTACACGCAGTTCAACTTCCACCCCACCGCCGACGGATATACACAGGGCTACTACCCGGCCATGGTCAGCGCGATCAAACCTGCACAGCTCGTGAAGGGCTGA
- a CDS encoding GNAT family N-acetyltransferase, producing the protein MESPVTIRPMCPEDWDAVHAIYAAGIATGEATFESEPPTWEAFDAVRLPQHRLVAEEAGRVSGWAAVSRVSSREVYRGLVEHSIYVAPQAQGRGVGRLLLGALVESTEAAGIWTIQSSIFPENTASLALHRKLGFRVVGTRERIARISTGPKAGHWQDTLLLERRSAVAGTG; encoded by the coding sequence ATGGAGAGCCCCGTAACCATCCGCCCCATGTGCCCCGAGGACTGGGACGCCGTACACGCCATCTACGCCGCCGGCATTGCCACAGGGGAGGCGACTTTCGAGAGTGAGCCGCCCACCTGGGAAGCGTTCGACGCCGTGCGGCTGCCCCAGCACAGGTTGGTCGCCGAGGAGGCGGGGCGGGTTTCGGGCTGGGCCGCGGTGTCCCGCGTTTCGTCCCGGGAGGTGTACCGGGGCCTGGTGGAGCACTCCATCTACGTGGCGCCGCAGGCACAGGGCCGGGGCGTGGGCCGGCTGCTCCTGGGCGCCCTGGTGGAGTCGACGGAGGCCGCGGGCATCTGGACCATCCAGTCCAGCATTTTCCCGGAGAACACGGCAAGCCTGGCGCTGCACCGGAAGCTGGGCTTCCGGGTGGTGGGGACCAGGGAGCGGATTGCGCGGATCAGTACCGGCCCCAAAGCGGGGCACTGGCAGGACACGCTGCTGCTGGAACGCCGCAGCGCCGTGGCCGGTACCGGGTAG
- a CDS encoding amino acid transporter: protein MTTLSRPPADPSAPHAHGRKALKDWLLFGLQDSKGTHQGPGGVPTQHEKKHAWWQVMCLTGVDYFSTLGYQPAIAALAAGVISPLATLVLVAVTLLGALPVYRRVAGESPRGEGSIAMLERLLPRWGGKLLVLVLLGFAATDFMITMTLSAADATAHLIHNPVAPGWLQGQNIPITLVLLALLAAVFLRGFKEAIGVAVVLVVLYLGLNAIVVVVTLGQVISHPVAMGDWWTNLWVSHGNPLMAVAIALLVFPKLALGLSGFETGVAVMPQVRGADNDTEDNPAGRIRGARRMLTTAAVIMSAFLLTSSFITVVLIPEQEFQPDGQANGRALAYLAHEYLGVGFGSVYDISTIAILWFAGASAMAGLLNLVPRYLPRYGMAPGWAKAVRPLVLVFTLIGFLITFIFNADVDAQGGAYATGVLVLMTSAAVAVTLSARRKGQRNLTVGFGAISVVFAYTTVANIFERPEGIRIAAIFILGIIVISLLSRVRRSFELHATRVHLDQQALEFMSSTLDGPIAIIAHEPLRLSPEAYRDKLESAIEVSHLPLAGDALFLEVIVDDSSDFETELHVRGVNRHGYHILEVHGPVVPNTIASVLLHIRDVTGLMPHIYFRWTEGNPITNLVRFLFLGEGEIAPVTREVLREAVPDVTQRPWVHVG from the coding sequence ATGACCACGTTGAGCAGGCCCCCGGCGGATCCTTCCGCGCCCCATGCCCACGGCAGGAAGGCGCTGAAGGACTGGCTGCTGTTCGGGCTGCAGGACAGCAAGGGTACCCACCAGGGCCCCGGCGGCGTGCCCACGCAGCACGAGAAAAAGCATGCATGGTGGCAGGTCATGTGCCTGACCGGTGTGGACTACTTCTCCACCCTGGGCTACCAGCCGGCCATCGCCGCACTGGCCGCCGGTGTCATCTCACCCCTGGCCACCCTGGTGCTTGTGGCCGTGACCCTGCTCGGCGCCCTGCCGGTGTACCGGCGGGTGGCCGGTGAAAGCCCCCGCGGCGAAGGTTCCATCGCCATGCTGGAACGGCTGCTGCCGCGGTGGGGCGGCAAGCTCCTGGTCCTGGTGCTGCTGGGCTTCGCGGCCACCGACTTCATGATCACCATGACGCTCTCGGCCGCGGACGCCACCGCGCACCTGATCCACAACCCCGTGGCCCCCGGTTGGCTGCAGGGGCAGAACATTCCCATCACCCTGGTCCTGCTCGCCCTGCTGGCTGCCGTGTTCCTGCGGGGCTTCAAGGAAGCGATCGGCGTCGCCGTGGTCCTGGTGGTCCTGTACCTGGGCCTGAACGCCATCGTGGTGGTGGTGACCCTGGGCCAGGTCATCTCGCATCCGGTGGCCATGGGCGACTGGTGGACCAATTTGTGGGTATCGCACGGCAACCCGCTGATGGCGGTGGCCATCGCCCTGCTGGTGTTCCCCAAACTGGCGCTGGGCCTGTCCGGCTTCGAGACCGGCGTCGCCGTCATGCCCCAGGTGCGCGGGGCGGACAACGACACCGAGGACAATCCTGCCGGCCGCATCCGCGGAGCCCGGCGCATGCTCACCACCGCCGCTGTGATCATGAGCGCCTTCCTGCTGACCTCGAGCTTCATCACCGTGGTGCTCATCCCGGAGCAGGAGTTCCAGCCGGACGGCCAGGCGAACGGCCGTGCCCTGGCCTACCTGGCGCACGAATACCTGGGCGTGGGCTTCGGCAGCGTGTACGACATCAGCACCATCGCCATCCTCTGGTTCGCCGGGGCTTCCGCCATGGCCGGGCTGCTGAACCTGGTGCCCCGCTACCTGCCGCGCTACGGCATGGCCCCGGGCTGGGCCAAGGCCGTGCGGCCGCTGGTGCTGGTGTTCACCCTGATCGGCTTCCTGATCACCTTCATCTTCAATGCCGACGTCGATGCGCAGGGCGGTGCGTACGCCACCGGCGTCCTGGTGCTGATGACCTCCGCCGCGGTGGCTGTGACCCTCTCGGCCCGCAGGAAAGGGCAGCGGAACCTCACCGTGGGCTTCGGCGCCATTTCGGTGGTGTTCGCCTACACCACGGTGGCCAACATCTTTGAACGGCCCGAGGGCATCCGGATCGCCGCCATCTTCATCCTCGGCATCATCGTCATCTCGCTGCTGTCCCGGGTCCGCCGCTCCTTCGAGCTGCATGCCACCCGGGTGCACCTGGACCAGCAGGCCCTGGAGTTCATGTCCAGCACCCTGGACGGGCCCATCGCGATCATCGCGCACGAACCGCTGCGGCTGTCCCCGGAGGCCTACCGGGACAAGCTGGAGTCAGCCATCGAGGTCAGCCACCTCCCGCTGGCGGGGGACGCCCTGTTCCTTGAGGTCATCGTGGACGACTCCTCGGACTTCGAAACCGAACTGCATGTCCGCGGCGTCAACCGGCACGGCTACCACATCCTGGAGGTCCACGGCCCGGTGGTTCCCAACACCATCGCCTCCGTGCTGCTGCACATCCGCGACGTCACCGGCCTGATGCCGCACATCTACTTCCGCTGGACGGAGGGGAACCCCATCACCAACCTGGTCCGGTTCCTGTTCCTGGGCGAGGGCGAGATCGCCCCGGTCACCAGGGAGGTTCTCCGCGAGGCCGTCCCGGACGTCACCCAGCGGCCGTGGGTCCACGTCGGCTGA
- a CDS encoding TetR/AcrR family transcriptional regulator, protein MVRRTAEENRRNVLDVATRLFYQQGIRAVGMDTVVKECGVGNATVYRQFPTKDALATAYVQGRADAWFERMRQAADGQHDPREKLLAVFRVLAADCAGPTYRGCPMLNTSTEFPLGQHPAHMAAVGHKQQVRDWFSSLAADAGAESPDQLAEELLIVLNGAYATAAVLDGGTYGRRALALAQLLVGQACPRP, encoded by the coding sequence ATGGTGCGAAGGACGGCGGAGGAGAACCGGCGCAATGTCCTGGATGTGGCCACCCGGCTGTTCTACCAGCAGGGAATCCGGGCCGTGGGCATGGATACGGTGGTCAAGGAATGCGGGGTTGGAAACGCCACCGTCTACCGGCAGTTCCCCACCAAGGACGCCCTCGCCACCGCGTATGTGCAGGGGCGTGCCGACGCCTGGTTTGAGCGGATGCGGCAGGCCGCTGATGGGCAACACGACCCCCGGGAGAAGCTCCTTGCCGTGTTTAGGGTGCTGGCTGCCGACTGCGCCGGCCCTACATACCGGGGCTGCCCGATGCTGAACACGAGCACCGAGTTTCCGCTCGGCCAGCACCCGGCCCACATGGCAGCTGTGGGCCACAAGCAGCAGGTGCGCGACTGGTTCAGCTCGCTGGCGGCCGACGCCGGAGCGGAGTCGCCGGACCAGCTCGCCGAAGAGCTCCTCATCGTCCTCAACGGCGCCTACGCCACGGCGGCAGTGCTCGACGGCGGGACGTACGGCAGGCGCGCCCTGGCCCTTGCGCAGTTGCTCGTCGGGCAGGCCTGCCCGCGCCCCTAA